In one Sphingobium indicum B90A genomic region, the following are encoded:
- a CDS encoding Flp family type IVb pilin, whose amino-acid sequence MSFTYGNNIGFRKRLTKNSHKSLENIRIFYHVDLHRLCFNLTPSSTGTANYLAIGTITAAGVARWTGPYRRAEQERPAMVTGEIGVKDMTFFKKLWNDQSGASAAEYALILAIVGTGIAVAAWNLGGAISGSMNKAKDCIAANSSSAASTACGVAAATP is encoded by the coding sequence ATGTCGTTTACTTATGGTAACAATATTGGTTTCCGGAAAAGGTTAACAAAAAATAGCCATAAGTCACTGGAAAATATACGTATTTTTTACCATGTTGACTTGCATCGGCTTTGCTTCAATTTGACCCCAAGTTCTACGGGAACTGCCAACTACCTGGCGATCGGAACGATAACCGCCGCCGGGGTCGCGAGGTGGACAGGCCCCTACCGTAGAGCTGAGCAAGAGCGGCCGGCAATGGTTACCGGCGAAATAGGGGTGAAAGACATGACTTTTTTCAAGAAGCTGTGGAATGACCAGAGCGGCGCTTCGGCTGCTGAATATGCGCTGATCCTGGCGATTGTTGGCACCGGTATTGCGGTCGCTGCATGGAATTTGGGTGGTGCGATCAGCGGTTCGATGAACAAGGCCAAAGATTGCATTGCAGCAAATAGTTCGAGCGCGGCAAGCACCGCGTGTGGAGTTGCGGCTGCTACTCCTTAA